The Kocuria sp. TGY1127_2 genome includes a window with the following:
- the mtrA gene encoding MtrAB system response regulator MtrA, whose product MKARILVVDDDEALSEMVGIVLTNEGYEPTFCDAGDRAVSAFESYDPDLILLDLMLPGMSGIQVCERIRETSDVPVIMLTAKSDTEDVVRGLEAGADDYIAKPFKPAELLARIRTRLRTGDARSAERIEIGDLSIDLAGRAVTRGEATVRLTPLEYDLLVNLAQEPGQVLSRDLLLDRIWGYDSDADRRLVNVHVQRLRAKIEKDPEKPDLIQTVRGVGYKANASQVRR is encoded by the coding sequence GTGAAGGCGCGAATTTTGGTAGTGGACGATGACGAGGCCCTCTCGGAGATGGTAGGTATCGTTCTGACCAACGAGGGCTACGAGCCCACATTCTGCGACGCGGGAGACCGTGCCGTGAGCGCCTTCGAAAGCTACGATCCGGATCTCATTCTTCTGGACCTCATGCTGCCAGGAATGAGCGGTATCCAGGTGTGCGAGCGTATCCGAGAAACCTCGGACGTCCCGGTCATCATGTTGACCGCCAAGTCGGATACGGAAGACGTGGTTCGTGGTCTCGAGGCAGGCGCCGACGATTACATCGCCAAGCCCTTCAAGCCTGCCGAACTCTTGGCTCGAATCCGGACTCGGCTGCGGACCGGTGATGCCCGTTCGGCCGAACGCATTGAGATCGGCGATCTGAGTATCGATTTGGCGGGTCGGGCCGTGACCCGCGGTGAGGCAACGGTGCGCCTGACTCCGCTCGAGTACGATCTGCTCGTCAATCTTGCACAGGAACCGGGCCAAGTGCTGTCCAGAGACCTTCTCCTCGATCGAATCTGGGGTTACGACTCCGATGCAGACCGGAGGCTTGTCAACGTCCACGTTCAGCGGCTCCGCGCTAAGATCGAAAAGGACCCAGAAAAACCTGACCTAATTCAGACCGTGCGAGGGGTTGGGTACAAGGCCAACGCGAGCCAGGTGCGACGCTAA
- the mtrB gene encoding MtrAB system histidine kinase MtrB, whose amino-acid sequence MRKQWRESLQFSAVIVATSLALVAFIFAGNFLSTQIANSLFKERQEQALEESSSGFSDVQKIFDNAVTSDQNEVQSLMRETLTILENHGADAKRQWILIPVEYHQGQGYVGPLSQNDWMTSSSVPQDLQKQVAAQNGVFWQSSKVQANGNGPELPVIFVGTKVHLNQGNDYALYLVYDLSSSQGTLDYIQLVIVAGFAILLVFVATIVWWVTRSVIRPISQTARSAERLSRGDLGERVVVRGENEAAVLGTSFNHMADSIQEQIVQLETLSKMQQRFVSDVSHELRTPLTTVKMAAELLYGGRDNMDPSFQRSTELLYHQVDRFESLLSDLLEISRFDAGSATLDSSTVDLGDLVEDTVESVRPHLDKQGLEVRLHGTEQRCSVEMDPRRIERVLRNLLVNAIEHSEGKPIDVHIAANDLDAAVAVRDHGMGMTPEQTREVFNRFWRADPSRKRTLGGTGLGLSIAAEDTRLHQGRLEAWGELDHGACFRLTLPKQGGRPAGDSPLGLPPEGVPDTPASIPEIEDSHGEDEDGSQEGTEA is encoded by the coding sequence ATCCGCAAACAATGGCGGGAATCTCTCCAATTCTCCGCGGTGATCGTGGCGACCTCGCTTGCTCTGGTGGCTTTCATTTTTGCCGGCAACTTCCTCTCGACTCAGATCGCGAACAGTCTGTTCAAAGAGCGTCAGGAGCAGGCCCTCGAAGAATCCTCGAGCGGGTTCTCCGACGTCCAGAAGATATTCGACAATGCGGTGACCTCGGACCAGAACGAGGTCCAGTCGCTCATGCGCGAAACACTCACGATTCTGGAGAATCACGGGGCCGACGCAAAGCGCCAGTGGATTCTTATTCCGGTGGAATACCACCAGGGGCAGGGCTACGTGGGTCCCCTTAGTCAGAACGACTGGATGACGTCGTCGTCCGTGCCGCAGGACTTGCAGAAACAGGTCGCTGCCCAGAACGGCGTGTTCTGGCAGTCCTCGAAGGTTCAAGCCAACGGGAACGGTCCCGAGCTGCCTGTGATCTTCGTGGGCACCAAAGTCCATTTGAACCAGGGCAACGATTACGCCCTTTACCTTGTTTATGATCTGTCCTCATCGCAAGGGACTCTGGATTACATCCAGCTGGTCATCGTGGCGGGCTTCGCAATCCTTCTGGTCTTCGTCGCGACTATTGTCTGGTGGGTCACGCGCTCCGTCATTCGCCCCATTTCGCAGACGGCGCGCTCGGCCGAAAGATTGTCGCGCGGCGACCTGGGTGAGCGAGTCGTCGTCCGGGGCGAGAACGAAGCGGCGGTACTTGGCACATCCTTCAACCACATGGCCGACAGCATTCAGGAACAAATTGTTCAGCTCGAGACGCTGTCGAAAATGCAACAAAGATTCGTTTCGGACGTGTCCCATGAGCTGCGCACCCCGTTGACCACCGTCAAGATGGCGGCCGAGCTGTTGTACGGCGGTCGGGACAACATGGATCCGTCCTTCCAGCGATCCACGGAGCTTCTCTACCACCAAGTCGATCGGTTCGAGTCGCTGTTGTCCGACCTCCTTGAGATATCCCGCTTCGACGCCGGCTCGGCGACCCTCGACTCCAGCACGGTTGACTTGGGCGACCTTGTCGAGGACACCGTGGAATCCGTGCGTCCGCACTTGGACAAACAAGGACTCGAAGTTCGACTGCACGGGACGGAACAGCGTTGCTCTGTGGAAATGGACCCGCGACGCATTGAAAGAGTGCTCAGGAACCTGCTCGTCAACGCGATCGAGCATTCCGAAGGGAAGCCAATCGACGTCCATATTGCGGCCAACGATCTCGACGCCGCCGTTGCCGTCCGCGACCATGGCATGGGGATGACTCCGGAACAGACGCGTGAGGTTTTCAATCGTTTCTGGCGTGCCGATCCTTCGCGCAAGCGAACCTTGGGCGGTACCGGCCTCGGTCTGTCGATCGCGGCGGAAGATACTCGACTTCATCAAGGCAGATTAGAGGCCTGGGGCGAACTCGATCATGGTGCATGTTTCCGCTTGACGCTTCCCAAACAAGGGGGGCGACCCGCGGGAGATTCGCCTCTCGGCCTGCCGCCGGAGGGAGTCCCCGACACACCCGCTTCGATCCCTGAGATCGAGGACAGTCACGGCGAAGACGAAGACGGATCGCAGGAGGGCACTGAAGCATGA
- a CDS encoding chorismate mutase, with translation MTQTPEPRETFDARASSLNDVDPSVFEELLQMRSTIDNIDAALVHMLAERFKATQRVGYLKAQYQLPPGDPGREAAQIQRLRNLAKNAHLDPEFAEKFLNFIISEVIRHHERIAEDHNGRDSEAVEGEE, from the coding sequence ATGACGCAGACTCCAGAGCCCCGCGAAACATTTGATGCCCGCGCCAGTTCCTTGAACGACGTCGACCCCTCCGTTTTCGAGGAGCTTCTCCAGATGCGGAGCACGATCGATAATATTGACGCGGCACTCGTCCACATGCTCGCTGAACGGTTCAAGGCGACGCAACGGGTCGGATACCTGAAAGCGCAATATCAATTGCCTCCTGGGGATCCCGGCCGCGAAGCAGCTCAGATCCAACGTCTCAGGAATCTCGCCAAGAACGCCCACCTCGATCCCGAATTCGCCGAGAAATTTCTCAACTTCATCATCAGCGAGGTCATTCGACACCACGAGCGCATCGCGGAGGATCACAACGGTCGGGACAGCGAGGCCGTGGAGGGCGAGGAATGA
- the mnmA gene encoding tRNA 2-thiouridine(34) synthase MnmA translates to MRVLAAMSGGVDSAVAAARAVDAGHDVVGVHLALSRMPGTLRTGSRGCCTIEDSMDARRVCDKLGIPFYVWDFSDRFKEDVVDNFIDEYAQGRTPNPCMRCNEKIKFSALLEKAVALGFDAVCTGHYAKVVQDEDGNVELHRAADWAKDQSYVLGVLTHEQLKHSMFPLAETPTKAEVRAEAEERGFSIAKKPDSHDICFIPDGDTRGWLEERIDLEEGEIKDTSGEVLGTHKGAHAFTVGQRKGLSIGRPASDGKPRFVLEIRPKTNEVVVGSKEMLAVDEIRGIRETWAGLPVPEVQAFGTGLDHPGAVSESFQIKAQVRAHADPVPAVAHLEIGEVDGEAARELVVRLDEPLRGVAPGQTVVIYQGTRVLGQATINRAYSLSRPDIVG, encoded by the coding sequence ATGAGGGTATTGGCAGCGATGAGCGGGGGTGTCGACTCCGCGGTTGCGGCGGCACGAGCAGTGGACGCGGGACATGACGTCGTCGGCGTGCATCTTGCCCTCTCCCGTATGCCCGGGACTCTCCGCACAGGTTCACGGGGCTGTTGCACGATTGAGGACTCCATGGACGCGCGTCGTGTATGCGACAAATTGGGGATCCCGTTCTACGTGTGGGATTTCTCGGACCGTTTCAAGGAAGACGTCGTCGATAATTTCATCGACGAGTATGCCCAGGGTCGGACCCCGAATCCTTGCATGAGGTGCAACGAGAAAATCAAGTTTTCAGCCCTTCTGGAGAAGGCCGTTGCCCTCGGCTTCGATGCGGTGTGCACGGGCCACTATGCCAAGGTCGTCCAGGACGAGGACGGCAACGTTGAGCTGCATCGCGCAGCCGATTGGGCCAAAGACCAGTCCTACGTCTTGGGCGTATTGACTCATGAGCAGTTGAAGCATTCGATGTTCCCTCTCGCGGAGACGCCCACCAAAGCTGAGGTGAGAGCCGAAGCCGAGGAACGCGGTTTTTCCATCGCCAAGAAGCCCGATTCGCATGACATCTGCTTCATACCGGACGGCGATACCCGAGGATGGCTTGAAGAACGCATTGACCTTGAAGAGGGAGAGATCAAGGACACTTCGGGCGAGGTTCTGGGAACTCACAAGGGTGCGCACGCGTTCACCGTGGGTCAGCGCAAGGGATTGTCGATCGGTCGCCCCGCGTCGGACGGCAAGCCGCGCTTCGTCCTCGAGATCCGTCCTAAGACCAATGAGGTCGTCGTGGGCTCCAAAGAGATGCTTGCGGTCGACGAGATCCGAGGGATCCGAGAGACATGGGCGGGTCTTCCGGTTCCCGAAGTGCAGGCGTTCGGTACCGGCCTGGACCATCCCGGTGCCGTCTCGGAATCTTTTCAGATCAAGGCGCAGGTGCGTGCGCACGCTGATCCGGTTCCTGCGGTGGCACATCTGGAGATCGGTGAGGTCGACGGCGAAGCCGCGCGCGAACTGGTCGTACGTCTTGACGAGCCCCTGCGTGGTGTAGCACCTGGTCAGACCGTTGTCATTTACCAAGGAACCCGCGTGCTGGGGCAGGCGACCATCAACCGCGCATATTCGCTCTCGCGACCCGACATCGTCGGCTGA
- a CDS encoding cysteine desulfurase family protein — MQGVYLDNAATAPVNEAALQGMIDQMRTGGNASSLHAAGRRARMVVESGREQIARAVGADPAEVIFTSGGTEADNLAVKGMFWKRQENHPERDRIILSPVEHHAVKDAALWLEKYQGARLEWLSVDVEGRVDPHELKDLLAGRSDDVALVTVMMANNEVGTVQPVSALAAVCEDADVPFHTDAVQAFGAIPLNFHGTGCTTMAISGHKIGAPMGIGALVAKRQAPLTAVIHGGGQERDVRSGTIDSPAIAGFGIAAEQACARMGEESARIKNLRDRLIAGIQDRIPEAVLRGPGDLAVESRLPGNAHFTFPGCEGDSLLFLLDMSGVLSSTGSACNAGVPRPSEVLLAMGVEEIDARGAQRFTLGVSTTEADVDALLDALPAAYAQAVKAGMADHAPSGPWS, encoded by the coding sequence GTGCAGGGCGTTTACCTCGACAACGCGGCTACCGCGCCCGTCAATGAAGCGGCATTGCAAGGCATGATCGACCAGATGCGTACCGGAGGGAACGCATCATCCCTGCACGCAGCAGGACGCCGGGCTCGCATGGTCGTGGAGTCCGGACGCGAACAGATCGCCCGTGCCGTCGGCGCGGACCCGGCAGAGGTCATTTTCACCTCCGGCGGCACAGAAGCGGACAACCTCGCCGTCAAAGGCATGTTCTGGAAGAGGCAGGAAAATCACCCTGAGCGGGACCGCATCATCCTCAGCCCCGTCGAGCACCACGCGGTCAAGGATGCCGCGCTTTGGCTTGAGAAATATCAGGGCGCTCGCCTGGAATGGCTCAGCGTCGACGTCGAAGGACGCGTGGATCCTCACGAATTGAAGGACCTCTTGGCGGGTAGATCCGACGACGTCGCGCTCGTGACCGTCATGATGGCCAATAACGAAGTCGGCACGGTGCAACCCGTATCCGCTCTGGCGGCTGTCTGCGAGGATGCCGATGTACCTTTTCACACGGATGCAGTGCAGGCCTTCGGCGCGATTCCCCTGAACTTCCACGGTACGGGGTGCACGACGATGGCGATCTCGGGCCACAAAATCGGGGCTCCGATGGGGATCGGGGCCCTGGTCGCCAAACGTCAGGCGCCTTTGACCGCGGTGATCCACGGCGGCGGCCAAGAACGCGACGTCCGGTCGGGGACGATCGACTCGCCCGCCATTGCGGGCTTCGGTATTGCAGCGGAGCAGGCTTGCGCGCGCATGGGCGAAGAATCTGCACGAATCAAGAACTTGCGCGATCGTTTGATCGCGGGCATCCAGGACAGAATTCCGGAGGCCGTGCTGCGCGGACCCGGGGATCTGGCCGTTGAGAGTCGTCTCCCCGGTAATGCCCACTTCACCTTCCCGGGTTGCGAGGGGGATTCGCTCCTTTTTCTTCTCGACATGTCCGGTGTCCTGTCCTCGACGGGTTCCGCCTGCAACGCGGGGGTTCCCCGGCCTTCTGAAGTGCTTTTGGCCATGGGAGTTGAAGAGATCGATGCCCGAGGCGCCCAGCGATTTACCCTGGGAGTCTCTACGACGGAAGCCGACGTCGACGCCCTCTTGGACGCGTTGCCGGCCGCCTACGCTCAGGCGGTCAAGGCGGGAATGGCCGACCATGCTCCCAGTGGTCCCTGGAGCTGA